In one Oscillospiraceae bacterium genomic region, the following are encoded:
- a CDS encoding ABC transporter ATP-binding protein: protein MLLRTERLTKKYRGARGPAVDGADLTLCRGETVGLFGESGSGKSTLGLMVAGLLKPTSGRILLDGAPIAMPYRGESRRRIQILFQHPETSFNPALILLKSMVEPYAIYNLPYSMEGLLESLARYGLYEEHLYRTPGQLSGGELQRAALARILTIGPELIVLDEPTSMLDVITQVQIINLLKAHQREHGTAYLLVSHNRMLCEKTCDRLYRVEKGSFSEESSAPPRGEKEG, encoded by the coding sequence ATGCTGCTGCGGACTGAGCGGCTGACGAAAAAATACCGCGGCGCCCGCGGCCCGGCGGTGGACGGGGCGGACCTCACCCTGTGCCGGGGGGAGACCGTGGGCCTGTTCGGGGAGAGCGGGAGCGGGAAATCCACCCTGGGGCTGATGGTCGCCGGGCTGCTCAAGCCCACGTCGGGGCGCATCCTGCTGGACGGCGCGCCCATCGCCATGCCCTACCGGGGGGAGAGTCGGCGGAGGATCCAGATCCTCTTCCAGCACCCCGAGACCTCCTTCAACCCGGCGCTGATCCTGCTCAAGAGCATGGTGGAGCCCTACGCCATCTACAACCTGCCCTACTCCATGGAGGGCCTGCTGGAATCCCTGGCCCGCTACGGGCTGTACGAGGAGCACCTCTACCGCACCCCCGGCCAGCTCAGCGGCGGGGAGCTGCAGCGGGCGGCCCTGGCCCGGATCCTGACCATCGGACCGGAGCTGATCGTGCTGGACGAGCCCACCAGTATGCTGGACGTGATCACCCAGGTGCAGATCATCAACCTGCTCAAGGCGCACCAGCGGGAGCACGGCACGGCCTACCTCCTGGTGTCCCACAACCGGATGCTGTGCGAAAAGACCTGCGACAGGCTCTACCGCGTGGAGAAGGGCAGCTTCTCCGAGGAATCATCCGCGCCGCCCCGCGGCGAAAAGGAGGGTTAG
- a CDS encoding endonuclease codes for MRELISLPLTGAVLAQYPGGPAEAARGAGCGGLEGVWGGEALSMEIPAGLCVGYHLTFWPDWLDFWRGDRDALRRKFGSEAAWRAFYGGTEGRDTLLALYRADLERAQALGAQYVVFHVSDVSLEEGYTYRWLHTHREVADAGAEAANLLLEGLEPKLLFLVENQWWPGFTFTDPAQTRRLLDAISYPNKGIMLDTGHLLNTDLSLKSQAEGAAYLHRMLDAHGALCRYIRGVHLHQSLSGAYVRAHTGAPPRRWRDEADYLKKFSESYAHILRIDTHSPWDEPEIAAVIRRIGPDYLVHELSAACRAEREARVAVQRRALGLEKR; via the coding sequence ATGCGGGAGCTGATAAGCCTGCCCCTGACGGGGGCGGTGCTGGCGCAGTACCCCGGCGGCCCGGCCGAGGCGGCCCGCGGGGCCGGCTGCGGCGGCCTTGAGGGGGTGTGGGGCGGCGAGGCGCTTTCAATGGAAATTCCGGCCGGGCTCTGCGTGGGCTACCACCTGACCTTCTGGCCCGACTGGCTGGACTTCTGGCGGGGCGACCGGGACGCGCTCCGGCGCAAATTCGGCTCCGAGGCGGCCTGGCGGGCCTTCTACGGCGGGACGGAGGGCCGGGACACCCTGCTGGCGCTCTACCGGGCGGATTTGGAGCGGGCGCAGGCCCTGGGCGCGCAGTACGTGGTTTTCCACGTCTCCGACGTGTCCCTGGAGGAGGGGTACACCTACCGCTGGCTCCACACCCACCGGGAGGTCGCGGACGCGGGGGCGGAGGCGGCCAACCTGCTGCTGGAGGGGCTGGAGCCCAAGCTCCTCTTCCTGGTGGAAAACCAGTGGTGGCCAGGCTTCACGTTCACCGACCCCGCCCAGACCCGCCGCCTGCTGGACGCCATAAGCTACCCCAACAAGGGGATCATGCTGGACACCGGCCACCTGCTGAACACCGACCTGTCCCTGAAAAGCCAGGCGGAGGGCGCGGCCTATCTCCACCGCATGCTGGACGCGCACGGGGCGCTGTGCCGGTATATCCGGGGCGTGCACCTGCACCAGAGCCTGAGCGGGGCCTACGTGCGCGCGCATACCGGCGCGCCGCCCCGGCGCTGGCGGGACGAGGCGGACTACCTGAAAAAGTTCTCGGAGAGCTACGCGCATATTCTGCGCATCGACACCCACAGCCCCTGGGACGAGCCGGAGATCGCCGCCGTCATCCGCCGGATCGGGCCGGATTACCTGGTGCACGAGCTGTCCGCCGCCTGCCGCGCGGAGCGGGAGGCGCGCGTGGCCGTCCAGCGCCGGGCGCTGGGACTTGAAAAGAGGTGA
- a CDS encoding ABC transporter permease yields MHLFKKAVIAILTVYVVITVSFLMVRFMPGDPLVHLVGQERYYELLEDSPAELERIAQRYGLNDTLWEQYVTYLKSTVTLDFGIAYSNKQPVLDNVLERAGWTLVLSVPTFILGGLLGAALGVLAGWKPGGLFDKIATPIMLFLNTVPTNCIGILFLVAFAFKLGWFPVNGMTSGGLSGLAKAADILWHAALPLTLLVLFRTAGNFLLMKSNVSQIRGEEYITTAYSKGLGERKVLFVHVVKNAMLPFVTSLCMQFGGLLSGSMILEVIFGWRGMGNLFYTAVSSRDFPTAQLCFMISAVCIVAGNLLGDVVIAAIDPRIKEGLLEY; encoded by the coding sequence ATGCATCTTTTCAAAAAAGCAGTCATCGCAATCCTGACCGTGTACGTGGTGATCACGGTCAGCTTCCTCATGGTGCGCTTCATGCCGGGGGACCCCCTGGTGCACCTGGTGGGCCAGGAGCGGTACTACGAGCTTCTGGAGGACTCCCCCGCCGAGCTGGAGCGCATCGCCCAGCGCTACGGGCTCAACGACACCCTCTGGGAGCAGTACGTGACCTACCTGAAGAGCACCGTGACCCTGGACTTCGGCATCGCCTACTCCAACAAACAGCCCGTGCTGGACAACGTGCTGGAGCGGGCCGGGTGGACGCTGGTGCTCAGCGTGCCCACCTTTATTCTGGGCGGGCTGCTGGGGGCGGCGCTGGGCGTCTTGGCGGGCTGGAAGCCCGGCGGGCTGTTCGACAAGATCGCCACGCCCATTATGCTGTTTCTCAACACCGTACCCACCAACTGCATCGGAATTCTATTCCTGGTGGCGTTTGCCTTCAAGCTGGGGTGGTTCCCCGTCAACGGCATGACCTCCGGGGGGCTGAGCGGCCTGGCCAAGGCCGCCGACATCCTCTGGCACGCCGCTCTGCCCCTCACCCTGCTCGTCCTGTTCCGCACGGCGGGCAACTTCCTGCTGATGAAGAGCAACGTCTCCCAGATCCGCGGGGAGGAGTACATCACCACCGCCTACTCCAAGGGCCTGGGGGAGCGGAAGGTGCTCTTCGTCCACGTGGTGAAAAACGCCATGCTCCCCTTTGTCACCAGCCTGTGTATGCAGTTCGGCGGCCTGCTCTCCGGCTCCATGATCCTGGAGGTCATCTTTGGCTGGCGGGGGATGGGCAACCTGTTCTACACCGCCGTCAGCAGCCGGGATTTCCCCACGGCCCAGCTCTGCTTCATGATCTCCGCCGTGTGCATCGTGGCGGGCAATCTGCTGGGCGACGTCGTGATCGCCGCGATTGACCCGCGGATTAAGGAGGGCCTGCTTGAATACTGA
- the dppD gene encoding dipeptide ABC transporter ATP-binding protein DppD, translating into MLELSGITVEFASERSVLAVDDFSLDLPDGSRTAIVGETGSGKSVLLLAILRLLPPNAVVRGRIMLDGEEILAADRKRLGQIRGGIISYVPQGGGASMNPLLRVGFQVGEPLTEHRGYSKKQAVAASIPLLRRFNLSDEEKLSRAYPHTFSGGMRQRAMVAMGISAGAKILLADEPTKGLDGRRVKLVADALNLLERETLLCVTHDMAFAGAVSRRICVMYAAQQVELGPAADVLERPLHPYTRDMIRAMPENGMTYEDGGFAPSHDSYADCARGCRYAGRCRDRGARCGTPPPLFGVDGRKVRCWKYAAAD; encoded by the coding sequence ATGCTTGAGTTAAGCGGTATCACCGTGGAGTTCGCCTCCGAGCGCAGCGTCCTGGCGGTGGACGATTTTTCCCTCGACCTCCCCGACGGCAGCCGCACCGCCATCGTGGGGGAGACGGGCAGCGGCAAGAGCGTGCTGCTGCTGGCCATCCTCCGGCTTCTGCCCCCCAACGCCGTGGTGCGCGGGCGGATTATGCTGGACGGGGAGGAAATCCTCGCGGCGGACAGAAAGCGCCTGGGGCAGATCCGGGGCGGGATCATCTCCTACGTCCCCCAGGGGGGCGGCGCCAGCATGAACCCCCTGCTGCGGGTGGGCTTCCAGGTGGGCGAGCCCCTGACGGAGCACCGGGGCTACAGCAAAAAGCAGGCCGTCGCGGCCAGCATCCCCCTGCTCCGGCGCTTCAACCTCTCCGACGAGGAGAAGCTCTCCCGCGCCTACCCCCACACCTTCAGCGGCGGGATGCGGCAGCGGGCCATGGTGGCCATGGGCATCTCCGCCGGGGCCAAAATCCTGCTGGCGGACGAGCCCACCAAGGGCCTGGACGGGCGGCGGGTGAAGCTGGTGGCGGACGCGCTGAACCTGCTGGAGCGGGAGACCCTGCTCTGCGTGACCCACGACATGGCCTTCGCCGGGGCGGTGAGCCGGCGCATCTGCGTGATGTACGCCGCCCAGCAGGTGGAGCTGGGCCCCGCCGCGGACGTCCTGGAGCGGCCGCTCCACCCCTACACCAGGGACATGATCCGGGCCATGCCGGAAAACGGCATGACCTACGAGGACGGGGGCTTCGCCCCGTCCCACGACAGCTATGCGGACTGCGCCCGGGGCTGCCGGTACGCCGGGCGGTGCCGGGACCGGGGGGCGCGCTGCGGCACGCCGCCGCCCCTGTTCGGCGTAGACGGACGTAAAGTGAGGTGTTGGAAGTATGCTGCTGCGGACTGA
- the ade_1 gene encoding adenine deaminase produces MPHANLNYLRSKTSRFDVIDAIMKDKAADLILEHGMLVNVYTREVYQADIAVYGDRIGFVGDTSHLEAKRRVNVEGRYITPGIMDGHLHIDSCMVNVTNYAKGVLPMGITSVFIDSHEIGNALGMDGVAMMVNEGKRTPLRVFQYVPAQVPCGDPENQTPNFQIGLEETKQLFAQENVFGLGEVSKYKVVNLDPGFVEKIDWMLRQDGIVDGSAHDFTGKNLQAYVASGIFADHESFSKETAWERARNGLTVMMRNGSTQKDVDKCVLAITENGLDTGKFCFCSDDRHPVDLVRTGSIDECVRIAVEAGIDPAAAIQMASLNCARNFRLDGELGGIAPGKLADLLVVDDLSHFTPRQVYVGGELVAENGKMVAQLQSPPYQEHILHSFSHVRRVTPQDMALRLREIPDGEYRFNIIRAMPGNIWSNWETDTMPVNGGLVAPDTDRDILKVIVVERYGRTEGPNIGRALIRGFGFQRGAIAQSLAQDIHDIVAVGVDDADLALAINRVIEMNGGIVAVCGGKVLGDMDLPIGGLMCDRTIQDVAARVNEISRLTRVELGGVMQDPHACLQFQTHPMIPYLKISDIGLMDVNHQKIISLLAEC; encoded by the coding sequence ATGCCCCATGCAAATTTAAACTATCTCAGGAGCAAAACCAGTAGATTTGACGTAATCGACGCCATCATGAAGGACAAAGCCGCTGACCTGATTCTTGAGCACGGAATGCTGGTAAATGTCTATACCCGCGAGGTTTACCAGGCAGATATTGCCGTCTACGGCGACCGTATCGGCTTTGTGGGCGACACCTCCCACCTAGAGGCCAAGCGGCGCGTCAATGTGGAGGGGCGCTATATTACGCCAGGTATTATGGACGGGCATCTCCATATCGACAGCTGCATGGTGAATGTAACCAACTACGCCAAAGGCGTACTCCCAATGGGCATTACCTCCGTTTTCATCGATTCCCACGAAATCGGCAATGCGCTGGGAATGGACGGGGTCGCCATGATGGTCAACGAGGGGAAGCGCACCCCCCTGCGTGTGTTCCAATATGTACCCGCCCAGGTCCCCTGCGGGGATCCGGAAAATCAGACCCCAAACTTTCAGATCGGCCTGGAGGAGACCAAGCAGCTCTTCGCCCAGGAAAATGTATTCGGCCTGGGCGAGGTCAGCAAATACAAGGTTGTCAACCTGGACCCGGGGTTTGTGGAAAAGATCGATTGGATGTTGCGGCAGGACGGGATTGTGGACGGAAGCGCCCATGACTTTACAGGAAAGAATCTGCAGGCATATGTGGCTTCGGGTATCTTTGCCGACCACGAGTCCTTTTCCAAGGAGACGGCATGGGAGCGGGCGCGCAACGGCCTTACTGTGATGATGCGAAACGGGAGCACACAAAAGGACGTTGATAAATGCGTCCTGGCTATCACGGAAAACGGCCTGGATACCGGAAAATTTTGTTTTTGTTCCGACGACCGCCATCCGGTTGACCTAGTGCGTACGGGCTCCATCGACGAGTGTGTCCGAATTGCCGTGGAGGCCGGCATTGACCCTGCGGCGGCGATCCAGATGGCCTCGTTGAACTGTGCCCGCAACTTCCGCCTGGACGGGGAACTGGGGGGCATCGCCCCGGGCAAGCTGGCCGACCTGCTGGTGGTGGACGATCTGTCCCATTTCACGCCCCGGCAGGTCTATGTCGGCGGAGAACTGGTGGCAGAGAACGGGAAAATGGTGGCACAGCTCCAATCTCCCCCATATCAGGAACACATTCTGCACTCCTTCAGCCATGTGCGCAGGGTCACCCCGCAGGATATGGCGCTACGGCTCCGGGAGATCCCGGACGGCGAATACCGCTTCAACATCATCAGGGCTATGCCGGGAAACATCTGGAGCAACTGGGAGACCGACACCATGCCCGTCAATGGCGGCCTTGTGGCCCCGGACACGGACAGGGACATCCTCAAGGTCATAGTGGTGGAGCGCTACGGCCGCACGGAGGGCCCCAACATCGGCCGGGCGCTGATCCGCGGCTTTGGCTTCCAGCGGGGGGCGATCGCCCAGAGCCTGGCCCAGGATATTCACGACATCGTAGCCGTGGGTGTGGATGACGCCGATCTGGCCCTGGCCATCAACCGTGTGATCGAAATGAACGGCGGGATTGTGGCGGTCTGCGGCGGCAAGGTCCTCGGGGACATGGATCTGCCTATCGGCGGCCTGATGTGCGATCGGACCATTCAGGATGTGGCTGCCAGAGTCAACGAGATCTCCCGTCTCACCCGCGTGGAGCTGGGCGGCGTCATGCAGGATCCCCACGCCTGCCTCCAGTTCCAGACCCATCCCATGATCCCTTACCTAAAGATTTCGGATATTGGCCTGATGGACGTCAACCACCAGAAGATTATCAGCCTGCTGGCAGAGTGCTGA
- a CDS encoding 3-ketoacyl-CoA thiolase encodes MREVGIVGVGHTKFGKSDVSFLDMLTQAALEAMDDAGAGTGNKNVIDQVFVASMGAGMLNRISGSASALVDTLNIRPAMAECVENGPASGASAIKLGYMAIASGLCDCVLVVGGEMMRVVSGWEATDFVATMLHPTGEYPYGLTLPSFAGLFTRLCMEKYGVESRDLSIISVKNHENACHNPCAHIQRHVKLERISDPRYVDATSPMVADPLRQFDMCPVSDGAAAVLLVAKDKQEELGFGHKTFARIAGIASATDTHYVADRAVPTDLLAVRTAAQKAYKMAGMGPEDIDCAELHDAFLILEIVESEEAGLFPRGEGHLAARRGDTAIGSKLPINTSGGLKAKGHPLGATGVSQVVELVRQVRGEAEGRQVEGAKTGLAVNFGGFGNNVVATIITAK; translated from the coding sequence ATGCGAGAAGTAGGAATCGTCGGCGTGGGCCACACCAAATTCGGAAAATCGGATGTCTCCTTCCTGGATATGCTCACCCAGGCCGCCCTGGAGGCGATGGACGACGCGGGAGCCGGCACCGGCAATAAGAACGTCATCGACCAGGTGTTCGTGGCCTCCATGGGCGCCGGGATGCTCAACCGCATCAGCGGCTCGGCCTCCGCTCTGGTGGATACCCTGAATATCCGCCCCGCCATGGCCGAGTGCGTGGAGAACGGCCCGGCTTCGGGCGCCTCCGCCATCAAGCTGGGCTATATGGCCATCGCCTCCGGCCTGTGCGACTGCGTGCTGGTGGTGGGCGGCGAGATGATGCGGGTGGTGTCCGGCTGGGAGGCCACCGACTTCGTGGCCACCATGCTCCACCCCACGGGCGAGTACCCCTACGGCCTGACCCTGCCCTCCTTCGCGGGCCTGTTCACCCGCCTTTGCATGGAGAAGTACGGGGTGGAGAGCCGGGATCTGTCCATCATCTCGGTGAAAAACCACGAGAACGCCTGCCACAACCCCTGCGCCCACATCCAGCGCCACGTGAAGCTGGAGCGCATCAGCGACCCGCGGTACGTGGACGCCACCAGCCCCATGGTGGCCGACCCCCTGCGGCAGTTCGATATGTGCCCCGTGTCCGACGGCGCGGCGGCGGTGCTGCTGGTGGCCAAGGATAAGCAGGAGGAGCTGGGCTTCGGGCACAAGACCTTTGCCCGCATCGCCGGCATCGCCTCCGCCACCGACACCCACTACGTGGCCGACCGGGCGGTGCCCACCGACCTGCTGGCCGTGCGCACGGCCGCCCAGAAGGCGTACAAGATGGCCGGGATGGGCCCGGAGGACATTGACTGCGCCGAGCTGCACGACGCCTTCCTCATCCTTGAGATTGTGGAGAGCGAGGAGGCGGGGCTCTTCCCGCGGGGCGAGGGCCATCTGGCCGCCCGCCGGGGGGACACCGCCATCGGCAGCAAGCTGCCCATCAATACATCCGGCGGCCTGAAGGCCAAGGGCCACCCCCTGGGCGCCACGGGCGTGTCCCAGGTGGTGGAGCTGGTGCGCCAGGTCCGCGGCGAGGCGGAGGGGCGCCAGGTCGAGGGCGCCAAGACCGGCCTTGCGGTCAACTTCGGCGGCTTCGGCAACAACGTGGTCGCCACCATCATCACGGCGAAGTAA
- a CDS encoding peptide ABC transporter substrate-binding protein — MKTVSKRIVCLLLAAALTMGLAACGGTPAAQTPAPSTQSPGAETGAGGHIENLIVGTSGQPETTSILSQAGALGKFNYNSITYANFFYPDQNNDMQPYFLKSYQISEDGCELDMTFPTTAVWHDGEPVTVDDVVFTFEFRRDVMGSKALRNLEEVRVNGEDSVTLVFSQPDAYYFVKNATLTMFVIPKHIWENVEDYESYTGEDAAIGCGPYRLVSQDKDAGTMYFEAVPENAFLGELTVDAITLKSYSTQDALLMALANGEVDVMYDYASPVSYTLLDVIAGNENIDSGESGYIGCNQVTFGMARGANLEHAFREAAVKSLDWNLLCQLCNGAYGQIPGSGILPEACPGYDPSLWKLYQDVDEAKALLDGAGFLDADGDGFREMPDGGKLTYKVTAQYATKKQELFNRIGEVIVASLRGVGIDAYYDQESLVSDEANKNMVANNDYDMFIGYTTSGVATYRTAFWYFLNRDLVGTGAMAWGNSYQDGALDAAYLSLMEAVNNDEYLAAVGQLQKLASQDLFAFAVCWEKCFFPYRTDKMDGFENYPSVGVVHAETFYTITQK, encoded by the coding sequence ATGAAAACAGTTTCCAAACGGATTGTGTGCCTGCTGCTGGCCGCCGCCCTGACCATGGGCCTGGCCGCCTGCGGCGGTACTCCGGCCGCGCAGACCCCGGCGCCGTCCACTCAGAGCCCCGGTGCGGAAACCGGCGCGGGCGGGCACATCGAAAACCTGATTGTGGGCACCTCGGGCCAGCCCGAGACCACCAGCATCCTCTCCCAGGCGGGCGCCCTGGGCAAGTTCAACTACAACAGCATCACCTACGCCAACTTTTTCTACCCCGACCAGAACAACGACATGCAGCCCTATTTCCTCAAGAGTTACCAGATCTCCGAGGACGGCTGCGAACTGGACATGACCTTCCCCACCACCGCCGTGTGGCACGACGGGGAGCCCGTCACCGTGGACGACGTGGTCTTTACCTTCGAGTTCCGCCGGGACGTGATGGGCAGCAAGGCCCTGCGCAACCTGGAGGAGGTCCGGGTCAACGGCGAGGACTCCGTCACCCTGGTGTTCAGCCAGCCCGACGCGTACTACTTCGTCAAAAACGCCACCCTGACCATGTTCGTCATCCCCAAGCACATCTGGGAGAACGTGGAGGACTACGAGTCCTACACCGGCGAGGACGCCGCCATCGGCTGCGGCCCCTACAGGCTGGTGAGCCAGGACAAGGACGCGGGCACCATGTACTTTGAGGCGGTGCCCGAGAACGCCTTCCTGGGCGAGCTGACGGTGGACGCCATCACCCTGAAGTCCTATTCCACCCAGGACGCGCTGCTCATGGCCCTGGCCAACGGCGAGGTGGACGTGATGTACGACTACGCCTCCCCGGTGAGCTACACCCTGCTGGACGTGATCGCGGGCAATGAGAACATCGACTCCGGCGAGAGCGGCTACATCGGCTGCAACCAGGTCACCTTTGGTATGGCCCGGGGCGCCAACCTGGAGCACGCCTTCCGGGAGGCCGCGGTGAAGAGCTTGGACTGGAACCTGCTGTGCCAGCTCTGCAACGGCGCATACGGCCAGATCCCCGGCAGCGGGATTCTGCCCGAGGCCTGCCCGGGCTACGACCCATCCCTCTGGAAGCTGTACCAGGACGTGGACGAGGCCAAGGCCCTGCTGGACGGGGCGGGCTTCCTGGACGCGGACGGCGACGGGTTCCGGGAGATGCCCGACGGCGGCAAGCTGACCTATAAGGTGACGGCCCAGTACGCCACCAAGAAGCAGGAGCTCTTCAACCGCATCGGCGAGGTCATCGTCGCCAGCCTGCGGGGCGTGGGCATCGACGCCTACTACGACCAGGAGTCCCTGGTCAGCGACGAGGCCAACAAAAACATGGTGGCCAACAACGATTACGACATGTTCATCGGCTACACCACCAGCGGCGTGGCCACCTACCGCACCGCCTTCTGGTATTTCCTGAACCGGGATCTGGTTGGCACCGGGGCCATGGCCTGGGGCAACTCCTACCAGGACGGCGCGCTGGACGCGGCCTACCTCTCCCTGATGGAGGCGGTGAACAACGACGAGTACCTGGCGGCGGTGGGCCAGCTGCAAAAGCTGGCCTCCCAGGACCTGTTCGCCTTCGCCGTGTGCTGGGAGAAGTGCTTCTTCCCCTACCGCACCGACAAGATGGACGGCTTTGAGAACTATCCCTCGGTGGGCGTGGTGCACGCCGAGACCTTCTATACCATCACGCAGAAGTAA
- a CDS encoding nitrogenase iron protein — translation MKKICVYGKGGIGKSTTVTNVAAAMAEDGLRVAVVGCDPKADTTRCLVGRRIPTVLDQLEAGPGAPVAFAGYRGVLCIESGGPEPGTGCAGRGIAAALREIQSRSLLDGMDVVLYDVLGDVVCGGFSMPLREGIAEDVYLVTTADFMAIYAANNICRGIAKYAADGGVRLSGVVYNARSGRDEPGVAEAFARAVGTELTQRISMSGLISRAELERATVLERYPDSEVAAQFRSLARGMLRGGARCVPHPLGEEEVEALCRF, via the coding sequence GTGAAGAAGATCTGTGTCTACGGGAAGGGCGGCATCGGCAAGTCCACCACCGTCACCAATGTGGCCGCCGCTATGGCGGAGGACGGCCTTCGGGTGGCGGTGGTGGGGTGCGACCCCAAGGCGGACACCACCCGCTGTCTGGTGGGGCGGCGCATCCCCACGGTGCTGGACCAGCTGGAGGCCGGGCCCGGCGCACCGGTGGCCTTTGCGGGCTACCGCGGCGTGCTGTGCATCGAGTCGGGCGGGCCGGAGCCGGGCACGGGCTGCGCAGGGCGCGGCATCGCCGCCGCCCTGCGGGAGATCCAGAGCCGCTCTCTGCTGGACGGCATGGACGTGGTGCTCTACGACGTGCTGGGCGACGTGGTCTGCGGCGGGTTCAGCATGCCCCTGCGGGAGGGCATCGCCGAGGACGTATACCTGGTCACCACGGCCGATTTCATGGCGATCTACGCGGCCAACAACATCTGCCGCGGCATCGCCAAGTACGCCGCGGACGGCGGGGTGCGCCTGTCCGGGGTGGTCTACAACGCCAGAAGCGGGCGGGACGAGCCCGGCGTGGCCGAAGCCTTTGCCAGGGCGGTGGGCACCGAGCTGACGCAGCGGATCTCCATGAGCGGCCTTATCAGCCGGGCGGAGCTGGAGCGCGCGACGGTGCTGGAGCGCTACCCGGACAGCGAGGTGGCCGCGCAGTTCCGCAGCCTGGCCCGGGGGATGCTGCGGGGCGGCGCGCGGTGCGTCCCCCACCCCCTGGGCGAGGAGGAGGTGGAGGCGCTGTGCCGGTTTTAA
- a CDS encoding nitrogenase molybdenum-iron cofactor biosynthesis radical SAM domain iron-sulfur cluster-binding oxidoreductase, with translation MPVLTAPLEIHPCFGGAGHGRYGRIHLPVAPRCNLQCAFCDRRYDCANESRPGVTSAIITPEEAVLRTRRALLRDPRIRVAGIAGPGDPLANRETFDTLRLLRAHFPELILCTSTNGLLLEARLEELLAARLDTLTVTINAVTQETAQRIYTRVQWEGAGLPPGPGARLLLERQRRGLLLCAGAGILVKVNTVLIPGVNGHEIGAIARLAAQAGAAVLNIMPLIPCGQMGHLPPPTPAQLAQARREAGEWIPQFTGCRQCRADACGVV, from the coding sequence GTGCCGGTTTTAACCGCGCCGCTGGAGATCCACCCCTGCTTCGGCGGGGCGGGGCATGGGCGGTACGGGCGCATTCACCTGCCGGTGGCCCCGCGGTGCAACCTCCAGTGCGCCTTCTGTGACCGGCGGTACGACTGCGCGAACGAGTCCCGGCCGGGGGTCACCTCCGCGATTATCACCCCGGAAGAGGCGGTGCTTCGCACCCGGCGCGCCCTCCTGCGCGACCCGCGCATCCGGGTGGCGGGGATCGCCGGGCCCGGCGATCCCCTGGCAAACCGGGAGACCTTCGACACCCTGCGGCTGCTGCGCGCGCACTTCCCGGAGCTGATCCTCTGCACGAGCACCAACGGCCTGCTGCTGGAGGCGCGGCTGGAGGAGCTGCTGGCCGCGCGCCTGGACACCCTCACCGTCACAATCAACGCGGTGACGCAGGAGACGGCGCAGCGGATCTACACCCGCGTTCAGTGGGAGGGCGCCGGGTTGCCGCCCGGGCCCGGGGCGAGGCTTCTGCTGGAGCGGCAGCGCCGGGGGCTGCTCCTGTGCGCCGGGGCGGGTATCCTGGTCAAGGTCAACACCGTCCTGATTCCCGGCGTGAACGGGCACGAGATCGGGGCGATTGCCCGGCTTGCGGCGCAGGCGGGGGCGGCGGTTTTGAATATCATGCCGCTTATCCCCTGCGGGCAGATGGGCCATTTGCCGCCGCCCACCCCGGCCCAGCTCGCGCAGGCCAGGCGGGAGGCGGGGGAGTGGATCCCCCAGTTCACCGGCTGCCGTCAGTGCCGCGCGGACGCCTGCGGAGTGGTTTAA